Proteins from a genomic interval of Granulicella sp. L56:
- a CDS encoding uracil-DNA glycosylase — protein sequence MAGDAEQQLRAYVEYFRDMGIHDFYRRGEPVAIEAIEPVAVIAAAAETLPAVSEQTVAAAPAAAPSSHGLQEPVIPKLISFDELAPLPQSPIPVAGREAALQAIRDEIGDCTRCPLAYAGRRNIVFGDGNPGARLMFVGEGPGADEDASGLPFVGKAGQLLNNMIGAMGLKREEVYIANIVKCRPPANRVPEPAEANTCTQFLVRQIDVVRPEVIVALGATAATYLLGVKQSLASLRGTWHSCRGAKVAVTYHPAFLLRDPRQKGEAWKDLQRVMVEMGLKAPAKT from the coding sequence ATGGCTGGAGATGCAGAGCAGCAACTGCGGGCGTATGTCGAATACTTCCGCGACATGGGGATTCATGACTTCTATCGCCGCGGAGAACCGGTTGCGATAGAGGCGATAGAGCCGGTTGCGGTTATCGCTGCTGCAGCAGAAACCTTGCCGGCGGTTTCGGAGCAGACGGTTGCCGCCGCCCCTGCTGCCGCGCCTTCGAGCCATGGTCTTCAGGAGCCGGTCATTCCCAAATTAATCAGCTTTGATGAACTTGCGCCGTTGCCTCAGAGTCCGATTCCGGTGGCAGGGCGAGAGGCCGCATTGCAGGCCATTCGCGACGAGATCGGCGATTGCACACGCTGCCCTCTGGCCTATGCCGGGCGACGCAATATTGTTTTTGGCGATGGCAATCCCGGCGCGCGGCTGATGTTTGTGGGCGAAGGACCGGGTGCGGATGAAGATGCCTCCGGTCTTCCTTTCGTGGGTAAGGCAGGGCAGTTGTTGAACAACATGATCGGAGCGATGGGGCTGAAACGCGAAGAGGTCTACATCGCCAACATCGTGAAGTGCAGGCCGCCAGCGAACCGCGTTCCCGAGCCGGCAGAGGCCAATACCTGCACGCAGTTTCTGGTGAGGCAGATCGATGTGGTACGGCCTGAGGTGATTGTGGCGCTGGGGGCGACGGCTGCGACCTATCTACTGGGCGTGAAGCAGTCGCTGGCCTCGCTGCGTGGAACGTGGCATAGCTGCCGTGGCGCAAAGGTGGCCGTGACTTATCATCCGGCGTTTCTGCTGCGCGATCCTCGGCAGAAGGGCGAGGCGTGGAAGGATTTGCAGAGGGTGATGGTGGAGATGGGGCTGAAGGCTCCAGCGAAGACATAG
- the rpoZ gene encoding DNA-directed RNA polymerase subunit omega, whose product MMNQSAFHNKYSLVKGAARRARQLQSGASPLIAAKSTKACRVAQDEIEQGHVKFVLTEKLVEPTLDRVV is encoded by the coding sequence ATGATGAATCAGAGTGCATTCCACAACAAATACAGCCTGGTCAAAGGCGCGGCACGACGGGCCCGCCAGTTGCAGTCCGGTGCTTCTCCGCTGATTGCCGCGAAGTCCACCAAGGCCTGCCGCGTGGCGCAGGACGAGATCGAACAGGGGCATGTGAAGTTCGTGCTGACGGAGAAACTGGTTGAGCCGACGCTCGATCGCGTAGTTTAG
- the gmk gene encoding guanylate kinase, giving the protein MAGILFIISAPSGSGKSTLVSQLRTLVAGLDFSISYTTRTPRGSEEDGREYHFTSREEFERMVAAGDFLEWAEVFGNYYGTAMSALDHAREASKDLLLDIDVQGAVQVMKKLPKAVSIFILPPSPEVLEMRLRNRSVAEHVTSEAVIEGRLAEARNELKRIGDYKYALVNDVLEQAVAEMRAVVLFERGERNGVQAVAESCRTNAASQRLKSALQTFGA; this is encoded by the coding sequence ATGGCAGGCATACTCTTTATTATTTCGGCGCCCTCGGGGTCAGGGAAGTCAACGCTGGTGAGCCAGCTCAGGACGCTGGTTGCGGGTCTCGATTTTTCGATTTCGTATACGACGCGCACGCCTCGCGGATCGGAAGAGGATGGGCGCGAGTATCACTTCACCAGCCGCGAGGAGTTTGAGCGCATGGTTGCGGCGGGAGATTTTCTTGAGTGGGCCGAGGTCTTTGGCAACTACTACGGCACGGCGATGTCGGCGCTCGATCATGCACGCGAGGCGAGCAAAGACCTGTTGCTCGACATCGACGTGCAGGGCGCGGTGCAGGTGATGAAGAAGCTGCCGAAGGCGGTGTCGATCTTTATTCTGCCGCCGAGCCCGGAGGTGCTGGAGATGCGGCTGCGAAATCGTAGCGTGGCCGAGCACGTCACTTCTGAGGCGGTGATCGAAGGCAGGCTGGCCGAGGCGCGCAACGAGTTGAAGCGCATTGGCGACTACAAATATGCGCTGGTGAACGATGTGCTGGAGCAGGCCGTGGCCGAGATGCGGGCCGTTGTTTTGTTTGAACGCGGGGAGCGGAATGGGGTGCAGGCCGTAGCCGAAAGCTGCCGGACAAACGCCGCCTCCCAGCGCCTAAAGAGCGCGTTGCAGACTTTTGGAGCATAA
- a CDS encoding YicC/YloC family endoribonuclease: MSAVYSMTGYANLRGSVREQLGFTLTIKSVNHRFLDLQFRLPSSCDALEIQLRRMLKEKLRRGHVDVTLQLERKANIQIQLNAGLLDAYVKAFREASALHGLSSEPDMNAILRLPGLMSAESSSASEEATQGLDEAVLSLLDELVGKLNEVRAQEGAALAAELRASMSRLLTSANEVAELRSGVRDALFERLRARLAELMQSTSVSEERLLAEAAVLAEKSDVDEEIVRLRTHVEHFVGILDAGGEVGKRLDFLLQELNREANTMLSKTSGASGGNSLRITELGLEMKAEIEKAREQVQNLE, translated from the coding sequence ATGAGCGCTGTGTATTCGATGACGGGGTATGCGAATCTGCGCGGCTCGGTGAGGGAGCAGCTTGGCTTTACGCTGACGATCAAGAGCGTGAACCACAGGTTTCTTGATCTGCAGTTTCGGCTGCCATCGTCCTGCGATGCGCTTGAGATTCAGTTGCGGCGCATGTTGAAGGAGAAGCTGCGGCGCGGTCATGTTGACGTGACCTTGCAACTGGAGCGGAAAGCAAACATTCAGATCCAGTTGAACGCAGGGTTGCTCGACGCTTACGTGAAGGCGTTTCGCGAGGCCTCCGCGTTGCATGGCCTGAGCAGCGAGCCGGACATGAATGCCATCCTGCGCCTTCCAGGCCTGATGAGCGCTGAGAGCAGCAGCGCCAGCGAAGAGGCGACGCAGGGACTCGATGAAGCAGTGCTGTCGCTGCTGGATGAGCTGGTAGGTAAGCTGAATGAGGTTCGCGCACAGGAAGGCGCAGCGCTGGCAGCCGAGTTGCGTGCGTCGATGTCGCGCCTGCTGACGTCTGCGAATGAGGTAGCGGAGTTGCGCAGCGGCGTGCGCGATGCTCTGTTCGAGCGGCTGCGCGCGCGGCTGGCAGAGTTGATGCAGTCCACTTCGGTGAGCGAAGAACGCCTGCTTGCTGAGGCCGCGGTGCTGGCTGAGAAGAGCGATGTTGATGAAGAGATCGTGCGCCTGCGCACTCATGTCGAACACTTTGTCGGGATATTGGACGCGGGTGGAGAGGTGGGCAAGCGGTTGGATTTTCTGTTGCAGGAGTTGAACCGCGAGGCGAATACGATGCTCTCGAAGACCAGCGGAGCGTCAGGTGGAAACAGCCTGCGGATTACCGAACTTGGCCTTGAGATGAAGGCGGAGATCGAGAAGGCGCGGGAGCAGGTTCAGAATCTGGAATAA
- a CDS encoding ABC transporter ATP-binding protein, whose amino-acid sequence MRRIWRLLLYVRPYALYSLISVALMAVVGAMTAFRLLLVKPIFDNVLSPLASRRVLNFPIPHTAWTLDLNFLVPSHFQNSWTIVAYALVVSALLKSVCDYAGTYLVNYAGFGMITDLRNDLYDAILRRSVAFFQKHSTGTLLSTLINDIERVQYAMSTVLSDFLQQLFTLLFTIAVVVVVGGKLAWVLLLFVPIVISSARRIGRGVRHTTRKGQDKLAEIQNILHETITGNRIVKAFGMELWETDRFRKAATRLFQANLKSVSVQAISSPLMDALGSVGIALLLYMGRQRIVHGGMTAGSFVTFLIAVFTLYDPVRKFALFYNSFQQALGASEDIFKFMDAQDDVQEKKRAHVLKGFSKEVRFEEVGFAYESDGEKTQVLQHINFSVRPGEVLAFVGPSGAGKSSLVNLIPRFFDVNEGRILLDGYDLRDVTIVSLRKQIGKVTQETVLFNDTVRNNIAYGQPDVPISKVEEAARMALAHDFIMKMPEGYNTMIGEKGVRLSGGERQRLAIARAILKNAPILILDEATSALDMESEHLVQAALANLMQGRTVFVIAHRLSTVRRATRIAVIENGRITEMGPHEELLLQSGTYRRLYDLQFSGDDVSGPGKNEVVPAADLEGIA is encoded by the coding sequence GTGAGGCGCATCTGGCGATTGCTGCTCTATGTACGGCCTTATGCGCTGTACTCGCTGATCTCTGTAGCGCTGATGGCGGTTGTGGGCGCGATGACCGCGTTTCGATTGCTACTGGTTAAGCCGATCTTCGACAACGTATTGAGTCCGCTGGCATCGAGAAGAGTTCTGAACTTTCCCATCCCGCACACGGCCTGGACGCTCGATCTCAATTTTCTTGTTCCCAGCCATTTTCAAAATTCATGGACCATCGTTGCTTATGCGCTGGTCGTCTCTGCGTTGTTGAAGTCAGTCTGTGATTACGCGGGAACGTATCTGGTCAACTACGCCGGGTTCGGCATGATTACCGACCTGCGCAACGATCTCTACGATGCGATTCTGCGGCGCTCGGTCGCGTTCTTTCAGAAGCACAGCACCGGCACACTGCTCTCGACTTTGATCAACGACATTGAGCGTGTGCAGTATGCCATGTCGACGGTGTTGAGCGATTTTCTGCAACAACTCTTCACCTTGCTCTTCACCATTGCCGTAGTAGTTGTAGTCGGCGGCAAGCTGGCCTGGGTCCTGCTGCTGTTTGTCCCGATCGTCATCTCGTCAGCCCGACGCATTGGCCGCGGCGTGCGCCATACCACGCGCAAAGGACAGGATAAGCTGGCGGAAATCCAGAACATTCTTCACGAGACGATTACAGGTAATCGAATTGTGAAGGCCTTCGGAATGGAACTGTGGGAGACCGATCGCTTTCGCAAGGCGGCCACCCGCCTCTTTCAGGCAAACCTGAAATCGGTAAGTGTGCAGGCGATCAGTTCTCCTTTGATGGACGCGCTTGGATCGGTGGGAATCGCGCTCTTGCTGTATATGGGAAGGCAGCGAATTGTTCATGGTGGTATGACGGCCGGATCGTTTGTCACCTTTCTGATCGCAGTGTTTACGCTGTACGATCCGGTGCGAAAGTTCGCGCTCTTTTACAACAGCTTCCAGCAGGCGCTGGGAGCAAGCGAAGACATCTTCAAATTCATGGATGCGCAGGACGATGTGCAGGAGAAGAAACGGGCGCATGTTCTCAAGGGCTTCAGCAAGGAAGTTCGCTTTGAAGAGGTAGGCTTTGCCTATGAAAGCGACGGCGAAAAGACGCAGGTGCTACAGCACATTAACTTCTCGGTACGGCCCGGTGAGGTGCTTGCGTTTGTAGGGCCAAGCGGAGCGGGCAAATCATCCCTGGTGAACCTGATTCCACGCTTCTTCGATGTAAACGAAGGGCGGATATTGCTGGATGGATATGACCTGCGCGATGTGACCATCGTCTCGCTGCGAAAGCAGATTGGCAAGGTGACGCAGGAGACGGTGCTGTTCAACGACACGGTGCGCAATAACATCGCGTACGGCCAGCCGGACGTTCCCATCAGCAAGGTGGAAGAGGCGGCGCGCATGGCGCTGGCGCACGACTTCATCATGAAGATGCCCGAAGGCTACAACACGATGATCGGCGAGAAAGGCGTTCGCCTGAGCGGCGGCGAACGGCAGCGGCTGGCGATTGCACGAGCGATCCTGAAGAATGCGCCGATCTTGATTTTGGATGAGGCTACCTCCGCTTTGGACATGGAGAGCGAGCATCTGGTGCAGGCCGCGCTGGCGAACCTAATGCAAGGGCGGACGGTCTTCGTGATCGCACACAGGCTTTCGACGGTTCGCCGCGCGACGAGAATTGCAGTGATCGAGAATGGCCGCATTACTGAGATGGGGCCGCACGAAGAGCTGCTGCTGCAATCGGGAACGTACCGACGCCTTTATGATCTTCAATTCAGCGGAGATGATGTGAGTGGGCCGGGCAAGAACGAAGTTGTGCCTGCGGCGGATTTGGAAGGGATTGCATGA
- the rapZ gene encoding RNase adapter RapZ produces the protein MPRKVAKKAAKKISDTTGKGELVILTGLSGSGKLSALKAFEDLGYYSVDNLPLELVPQFADLVRQSAEIERAALVVDVREGMRLDEFPAILKRVRRALPTRVMFLEANEDALIRRFSETRRPHPMGRTNTVVKSIRAERKRLDPIRNVADIVLDTTKFNVHELRAHINAQFQREESDQNLTISSASFGFKNGVPSEADLVFDVRFLPNPHFVPEFRKLTGKHPKVAKYVRQFPQTAEFLDKTMDMLKFLLPHYIKEGKSYLTVAFGCTGGQHRSVFIAEEMKKRLTAAGYRVKTAHRDMPR, from the coding sequence ATGCCACGTAAGGTTGCTAAGAAGGCTGCGAAGAAGATATCGGATACGACTGGCAAAGGCGAGTTGGTGATCCTGACAGGATTGTCGGGATCGGGAAAACTCTCTGCGCTCAAGGCGTTTGAGGACCTTGGATATTACTCGGTGGATAATCTGCCGCTTGAACTTGTGCCCCAGTTTGCTGATCTGGTGCGTCAGTCCGCGGAGATTGAGCGAGCTGCGCTGGTGGTGGACGTGCGCGAGGGGATGCGGCTGGACGAGTTTCCTGCGATCCTCAAACGCGTGCGCAGGGCGCTCCCAACACGGGTGATGTTTTTGGAGGCGAACGAGGACGCATTGATCCGGCGCTTCTCGGAGACGCGGCGGCCGCATCCGATGGGGAGGACGAATACGGTGGTCAAGTCGATCCGCGCAGAGCGGAAGCGTCTGGATCCGATTCGTAACGTCGCAGACATTGTGCTCGACACGACGAAGTTCAACGTGCATGAACTTCGCGCACATATTAACGCGCAGTTTCAGCGGGAAGAGAGCGATCAAAATCTGACGATCTCTTCCGCCAGCTTCGGCTTTAAGAATGGCGTGCCTTCAGAGGCTGATCTTGTATTCGACGTGCGTTTTTTGCCAAACCCACATTTCGTGCCGGAGTTTCGCAAGCTGACGGGAAAACACCCCAAGGTGGCAAAGTATGTCCGGCAGTTTCCGCAGACGGCGGAGTTTCTCGATAAGACGATGGACATGCTGAAATTTCTTTTGCCGCACTACATCAAGGAAGGCAAGAGCTATCTCACGGTGGCGTTTGGGTGTACGGGTGGCCAGCACCGGTCGGTGTTTATCGCCGAAGAGATGAAGAAGCGGCTGACCGCTGCGGGCTATCGGGTAAAGACGGCGCATCGGGATATGCCGCGCTAA
- the hpf gene encoding ribosome hibernation-promoting factor, HPF/YfiA family, which yields MDVEYTGRQATITKKLKLQTEAGLARIVKILGNAGNVHVILATDKYRQKAEVTIQTRNQKLVSACESTEMVLALRDALVKIEQQAIRHKKKKMTIKRHGKSDTVPGGKIADQQDEEMVAAKPAAAKTATKSSSGRKAVPMLVHSFPSHSPLTEPHVARSTDGVALRPMTLEEAVKEAAFRDRDVFVFRDHGGQAMVLHRKRDGKMELIEVP from the coding sequence ATGGATGTTGAGTACACGGGCAGACAGGCAACCATTACGAAGAAGTTGAAATTGCAGACCGAAGCGGGATTGGCCCGGATTGTAAAGATCCTCGGTAATGCAGGCAATGTGCATGTGATTTTGGCGACGGACAAGTATCGGCAGAAGGCCGAGGTGACGATCCAGACGAGAAACCAGAAGCTGGTCTCTGCCTGTGAATCGACCGAGATGGTGCTGGCCCTGCGCGATGCGCTGGTCAAGATCGAGCAGCAGGCGATTCGGCACAAGAAGAAAAAGATGACCATCAAGCGGCATGGAAAATCCGATACCGTGCCCGGCGGCAAGATCGCCGATCAACAGGATGAAGAGATGGTCGCGGCGAAGCCCGCCGCTGCCAAGACAGCAACGAAGAGTAGCTCGGGAAGGAAGGCTGTACCGATGCTGGTGCATTCGTTTCCGTCACACTCGCCTTTGACCGAGCCTCATGTTGCCCGTTCGACAGACGGGGTAGCGTTGCGGCCGATGACGCTGGAGGAAGCGGTGAAAGAGGCGGCGTTTCGCGATCGCGATGTCTTTGTGTTCCGCGATCATGGTGGCCAGGCGATGGTTCTCCACCGCAAGCGCGATGGGAAGATGGAGCTGATAGAGGTTCCGTAA
- the rpoN gene encoding RNA polymerase factor sigma-54, with protein MLLQPKLSMKVSQRQVLTPGLVQMVSVLALNKLELREMINTEMVENPVLEELEESAVSLEERSGIEGDRERSAEEVAAASERVEKDPFDEIDFGSYFQDYLDPGFRTASNFEEYDKPSFENFLSQPSTLSDHLLWQLGSLTLPPEVRAAAELVVGNLNENGYLTASDEELMEGLAQFKSPVWSGPIPFERGLKMKVARSQAEETGNDEAHEGEIEIAAAADVESARQETLLAVIQEAQSIVNYLDPIGVGARDLRECLLIQISAQQGEAAIVLRRRQMAIDHPADGDEDSAVTEESSAPVDDAGRADVFSIANHIVTHCLALLQKKDMRELTRSCSRTAEEVQAAVEFIRTLDPRPGQRYNQSEARLIEPDVAFVKRDDQYIVLMNEEDMPTLRLNQSYRKMLQQKQTEKEVKEYVKERYKSAIQLLRNIEQRKNTIVRTCDVIVRRQTEFLEHGVNALKPMMIKEVAEEIGVHPSTVSRAVANKYVHTPQGVFELRFFFSEGVNGPEGGDLPLVLLKRKVKKLIEDEDERKPLTDDQLAAELQKQGIQVTRRTVAKYREDMQIPSTHQRRVR; from the coding sequence TTGCTGCTGCAACCCAAGCTGAGTATGAAGGTCTCGCAACGCCAGGTACTGACGCCTGGGCTGGTGCAGATGGTCAGCGTGTTGGCGCTGAACAAGCTTGAGTTGAGGGAGATGATCAACACCGAGATGGTGGAAAACCCGGTGTTGGAAGAGCTTGAGGAGTCGGCGGTCTCGCTCGAAGAGCGGTCAGGGATCGAAGGTGACCGCGAACGTTCTGCCGAAGAGGTAGCGGCGGCGAGCGAGCGGGTGGAGAAAGATCCCTTCGACGAGATCGACTTCGGGAGCTACTTTCAGGACTATCTCGATCCTGGATTTCGGACGGCTTCGAACTTCGAGGAGTATGACAAGCCATCGTTCGAGAACTTTCTTTCTCAGCCGAGTACGCTGAGCGACCATCTGCTGTGGCAGCTTGGCTCGCTAACCTTGCCGCCTGAGGTGCGAGCGGCGGCGGAGCTGGTCGTCGGCAATCTGAATGAGAACGGCTATCTTACCGCCAGCGACGAAGAGCTGATGGAGGGGCTGGCACAGTTCAAAAGTCCGGTTTGGTCGGGCCCGATTCCATTCGAGCGCGGCTTAAAAATGAAGGTAGCTCGTTCGCAGGCAGAGGAAACCGGCAACGACGAAGCGCACGAAGGAGAGATTGAGATTGCCGCGGCAGCCGATGTCGAGAGTGCACGACAAGAGACATTGCTGGCAGTGATTCAGGAGGCGCAATCGATCGTCAATTATCTCGATCCGATCGGAGTGGGCGCCAGGGACCTTCGTGAATGCCTGCTGATCCAGATCTCCGCGCAGCAGGGCGAAGCGGCCATTGTGTTACGTCGAAGGCAGATGGCGATCGATCATCCTGCCGATGGCGATGAGGATTCTGCGGTAACCGAGGAATCCTCGGCACCGGTCGACGATGCCGGGCGCGCCGATGTCTTCAGTATTGCGAACCATATCGTGACGCATTGCCTGGCCCTGTTGCAGAAGAAAGACATGCGCGAGTTGACGCGAAGCTGCAGCCGCACCGCGGAGGAGGTGCAGGCGGCGGTTGAGTTCATCCGCACGCTGGACCCTCGCCCCGGACAGCGCTACAACCAGAGCGAAGCACGGCTGATTGAGCCAGACGTCGCATTTGTGAAGCGCGATGACCAGTACATCGTGCTGATGAACGAAGAGGACATGCCTACGCTTCGGCTGAACCAGAGCTACCGGAAGATGTTGCAGCAGAAACAGACGGAAAAAGAAGTGAAGGAGTACGTGAAGGAGCGGTACAAGTCGGCGATTCAACTGCTGCGAAATATCGAGCAGCGGAAGAATACGATTGTGCGCACCTGCGATGTGATCGTCAGGCGGCAGACGGAGTTTCTGGAACATGGGGTCAATGCGCTCAAGCCGATGATGATCAAAGAGGTAGCCGAAGAGATCGGGGTGCATCCTTCGACGGTGAGCCGCGCGGTCGCAAATAAATATGTGCATACGCCGCAGGGTGTGTTTGAATTACGGTTCTTCTTTTCGGAAGGAGTGAATGGACCTGAAGGTGGAGACCTGCCGCTGGTGCTGTTGAAGCGGAAAGTGAAGAAGCTGATTGAAGACGAAGACGAACGCAAGCCGCTGACGGATGACCAACTGGCGGCTGAGTTGCAGAAGCAGGGAATCCAGGTGACGCGGCGGACGGTGGCGAAGTATCGCGAAGACATGCAGATTCCGAGTACGCACCAACGTCGTGTCCGCTGA